The Planktothrix agardhii NIES-204 genomic interval ACGGCTCTCTCAGAGGGGATTGCGCTCCTGATTGACTTGGCACAACGGGGAGAAATTGATCCTTGGGATGTGCAGGTCATTGACGTAATTGATCGTTATTTGAGTAAACTAACCCCCCCAGAGGAATCAAGCTCGATCAACAATTTTGCCGAGTTGTCCCAGTCGGGTCAGGCGTTTTTGTATGCCTCAATGTTAGTCTTGCTCAAGGCTGATAGTTTAATGGCGACGGAAATCCTTGACCCGAATGCTGGCCCCATGGAAGGGGAAGAATTCCTAGACCCTGAAGATGAGGGAAATGGGATTGAACGCCCCCAACAACTGGAAAAACAAATCCGGCGGCGGGCTGTTGCCAAAATTCCCCAAAAACGACAAGTGACGTTGCAAGAACTGATTGAACAGTTGCAACTGATGGCCGCTACCATTGCCGCCCAAAAAGCCCGTCCTCGTCCCCGCGCCAACAACGCTAAAAGCAGAGCCACTACCGCCAAGGCGATCGCTCAATTAGCCCATCAAGAAAATTTAGTTGAAATGGCGGCACAGGTCGAACAGCTTTTGAATTCAGGATCACAACAGAATCCAGAATGGTTTGATTTGGAGCAGTTATTAGGTCTATGGTTGGAGATCAAGCAACCGGAACAGGTTCCGCCCCCGGAAGAAACCCCGATTCAGCATGGCCCCAATCATGATCGGGTGGGGGTGTTTTGGGCATTATTATTATTATCGGCCCAATCTAAAGTGGAACTCGCTCAAGAGGAATTTTACCAAGACCTGAAGGTTCGTTCTTTAACAGAACCACCTACAAAGTCTTGAAATCGTGTAAGTTGAAGTTTTCTGGAATCCTACGGATTAAGCAACATGAACCTTGATAGGCTATTAATTGATGAATAGACTCAAAACTCAGATTGTAGAATAGAGCAGTTATGCTGTATCAGTGCTTGGTGCATACAAGGCATTTAGCGATTCTGATTAGTCAGTTGAATGTGAGTGGATAATTTTAAACATAGCTTAGGGTTGTGAGGAAGTGAATATGAAAGCCATGATTCTGGCGGCTGGAAAAGGAACTCGTATCCGTCCAATTACTTATACCATTCCTAAACCTTTAATTCCGATCCTGCAAAAACCGGTGATGGAATTTTTGGTGGAATTACTACGAACACACGGTTTTGATCAAATTATGGTCAATGTCAGTCATTTAGCAGATGAAATTGAAAACTATTTTCGTGATGGTCAAAAGTTTGGCGTTCATATTGCCTATTCTTTTGAAGGACGAATTGAAGACGGAAATTTAATTGGAGAAGCATTAGGTTCGGCGGGAGGGATGAAAAGAATTCAAGACTTTAATCCCTTTTTTGATGATACTTTTGTGGTTTTATGTGGCGATGCGTTAATCGATTTAGATTTAGCCACAGCCGTAAAATGGCATAAAGAAAAGGGAGCCATTGCCACCATTGTGATGAAATCTGTTCCTAAAGAGCAGGTTTCTAGTTATGGAGTTGTGGTAACTGACGAAACAGGTCGGATTAAAGATTTCCAAGAAAAACCCTCGGTGAATGAAGCCCTCAGTACAGATATTAATACGGGGATTTATATTTTTGAGCCAGAGATTTTTAAATATATTCCTTCCGGGTGTGAATATGATATTGGTAGTGAATTATTCCCCCATTTAGTTGAAATTGGAGCTCCTTTTTATGGGATTTCTATGGATTTTGAATGGGTGGATATTGGGAAAGTCCCTGACTATTGGCAAGCAATTCGCAGTGTGCTGTTAGGACATATTAAAAATGTTTCTATCCCTGGTCAACAGGTGCGCCCTGGCATATATACGGGGCTGAATGTAGCGGTGAATTGGGATAAAGTTAATATCCAAGGCCCTGTTTATATTGGCGGGATGACTCGAATTGAAGACGGAGCGACGATTATTGGCCCGACAATGATTGGCCCGAATTGCTGGGTTTGCAGCGATGCCTATGTGGACAATAGTGTGATTTTTGAATATTCCCGTTTGGGGCTGGGAGTGCGTTTAGTTGATAAATTGGTATTTGGGCGCTATTGTGTGGACAAGCTGGGAGCTTCTATTGATGTCCAAGCAGCAGCCCTGGATTGGTTGATTACGGATACCCGTCAAGTTTTTCATAACCAATCTTCTGAACGACAAGCGATCGTTGATTTATTAGGTAATACTTAATCTAAGCGGTGTCGGTGTTCGGTTTTCCGGCTCCGTTACCCGCCACCCTTCTCAATATTAATCCTCAACAAAAACTACTGATGTCTTCTTTGACTTGCGATCAATCTAAGTTTATTGTTGCCGAACCTGGTGCATCTTACTATCAGAATGATTCGGATAATTCTGCTTTAAATTCAGAATGGTTTATTGAAGTATTAGTTGATGTTCCTTATGGTTTTAATACGGAAGAACAAGAGGAACAAAAACTATTTACTTATCGCGTTCCTCAAGATTTAATTGTCAAACCTGGAGATATTGTTAGTGTTCCCTTTGGGAATCAACAATTAGGAGGAATTGTGATCCGGTTGATGGATCAAGTTCCTTCTGATTTACCGGAAAGTAGAGTTAAAGCTGTTGAAGATATTATTTGTAATGGTTTCTTCCCTTCAACCTATTGGCAACTATTACAGCAAGTTTCTAATTATTATCAAACTCCCTTAATTCAAGTTATTCGGACGGCGTTACCCCCAGGATTATTAGGAAAAAGTCAACGTCGTATCCGTTTAATTCCTGAAACACTCCCAAGGGATGCTCAATTATTTTTAAATCCGGCTGCTGCTTCTATCTTAAAAATCTTACAATCTTCAGTTACCGGAGATTTTACTTGGAAATATTTAAAACAAAATGTGATTAATCCCCAACGGGGTTTAAAAGATTTATTACAAAGAAAATGGATCGAAAGTTATTTAGAACCCCCCAGTCCTCCCCGTCCTAAATTAAAACAGGCGGTGACATTAGTTGATGATATTATCCCCTTAGATTTAACCTCTCGTCAACAGGAAGTTTTACTGCTTGTGATTAAAGTTCTCAAGCAACAAGGGGGAGAACTATGGTTTAATGATTTAATAAAAATTTGTAGTACCAGTTCTAGTCTGTTAAAAAATTTAGCTGAAAAAGGCTGTATTGTAATTACTGAAAGGGAAGTTTTAAGACAGGAACAAGGTATT includes:
- a CDS encoding mannose-1-phosphate guanyltransferase, whose protein sequence is MKAMILAAGKGTRIRPITYTIPKPLIPILQKPVMEFLVELLRTHGFDQIMVNVSHLADEIENYFRDGQKFGVHIAYSFEGRIEDGNLIGEALGSAGGMKRIQDFNPFFDDTFVVLCGDALIDLDLATAVKWHKEKGAIATIVMKSVPKEQVSSYGVVVTDETGRIKDFQEKPSVNEALSTDINTGIYIFEPEIFKYIPSGCEYDIGSELFPHLVEIGAPFYGISMDFEWVDIGKVPDYWQAIRSVLLGHIKNVSIPGQQVRPGIYTGLNVAVNWDKVNIQGPVYIGGMTRIEDGATIIGPTMIGPNCWVCSDAYVDNSVIFEYSRLGLGVRLVDKLVFGRYCVDKLGASIDVQAAALDWLITDTRQVFHNQSSERQAIVDLLGNT